One window from the genome of Bacillota bacterium encodes:
- a CDS encoding helix-turn-helix transcriptional regulator, whose translation MSKKVYLKDLENSSMDFPYNIMYGEITEDYFVHSHDFYEIFIILGGKAVHIVDGISYRIGAGDVYVITDSTVSHGFREVNHLLICNIMFKDNTLFSRFPDLRKLAGFQALFILEPYYREAHQFKSRLHLDYFSLKYVMTIINEINMEFSKKEDGYQSMFISCLIKLIVYLSRLYTKILSTSNTSFFDIATVVSYIESNFSEKINITKLAKMACLSRRHFCRVFKNSYNISPHNFILKLRIEKACSLLKQTEMNIMEISMEAGFNDSSYFARQFKSFTGMTPTSYRKLHTHIGQE comes from the coding sequence ATGAGTAAAAAAGTTTATTTGAAAGATCTTGAAAACAGCAGTATGGACTTTCCGTACAATATCATGTATGGTGAGATAACAGAGGATTATTTCGTCCATTCGCACGACTTCTATGAAATATTTATCATCCTTGGCGGAAAAGCGGTGCATATAGTTGATGGCATCAGCTACAGAATAGGAGCGGGAGATGTGTATGTCATAACGGACAGTACTGTTTCGCACGGCTTCCGGGAAGTAAACCATTTACTAATATGCAACATTATGTTCAAGGACAACACACTGTTTTCAAGATTTCCCGATTTAAGAAAGCTTGCGGGGTTCCAGGCATTATTTATCCTTGAACCGTATTACAGAGAAGCGCATCAGTTCAAAAGCCGGCTTCACCTGGACTACTTTTCCCTGAAATATGTAATGACAATAATCAACGAGATAAATATGGAGTTTTCCAAAAAGGAGGACGGCTATCAATCCATGTTTATTTCATGTTTGATCAAACTGATAGTGTATCTGTCCAGATTATACACAAAAATTCTGAGCACGTCCAATACCAGCTTTTTTGATATTGCAACCGTTGTCTCATATATTGAGAGCAACTTCAGCGAAAAAATCAATATTACAAAGCTCGCAAAAATGGCATGCCTGTCAAGACGGCACTTTTGCAGGGTGTTTAAAAACAGCTACAATATTTCTCCACATAATTTCATCCTTAAATTAAGAATAGAAAAGGCATGTTCATTGCTCAAGCAAACGGAAATGAACATAATGGAAATTTCTATGGAAGCCGGATTCAATGACAGCTCATATTTTGCAAGACAGTTTAAATCCTTTACCGGTATGACGCCAACCTCCTATAGAAAGCTCCATACCCATATCGGCCAGGAATAA
- a CDS encoding extracellular solute-binding protein — MLSNTTGSSGETSAGTKNIQNSQEVPKPITFTYFRGQSNNVDPYPDNEFARYVKENTGVTIEVEDVIGDLDTKIGVMIASNSYTDFLYGVDRHYKFIDAGACVPMNQYIEKFGENTKKVYAGHMNDIKWDDGNVYFLSPTREDAKLREPDAAMYIQKAILKEFGWPRVETVDDYFNLLIKYKEKYPEIDGNTTIPFSIVTDSWRIFTLYNPTRYLSGRDNNALDVDDETLECRVPVAEDWQKRWYLKLNELYNMGHLDKECFSMTYDKYIEKLSTGRVLGMHDYYWQILPAQNSLVQQGKTDRFFVPLPITWDESIEEHYMDAPTFGNREGVSISISCKDPERAFKFIDWLLSEEVQKRIYWGIKDKNYFVDEKGKYYIKHDNQTTEVQAAQLEAERRDGRSLFYYPWPRGATSQLYSDGNPWSPLGSRDEVYADYKDYEREFLDAYNLKTYTDMFNAPKKRPFGYLWLFSIPSDSEANLINIKMSEIDREWITKCITAKPEDFNRLWQQYANKLKELDLSKIETWYEDTIRNYVSKHN, encoded by the coding sequence TTGTTATCAAACACTACGGGCAGTTCAGGGGAAACCAGTGCAGGCACAAAAAATATTCAAAATTCGCAAGAGGTTCCGAAGCCAATTACATTTACCTATTTCAGGGGTCAGTCAAACAATGTGGATCCCTATCCTGATAATGAATTTGCCCGGTATGTAAAAGAAAACACGGGTGTCACAATAGAGGTAGAGGATGTGATTGGCGACTTGGACACAAAAATCGGTGTCATGATCGCAAGCAATAGCTACACCGACTTTTTGTACGGTGTTGACAGACACTATAAATTCATCGATGCAGGTGCATGTGTTCCAATGAATCAATATATTGAAAAGTTCGGAGAAAACACGAAAAAAGTATATGCCGGTCACATGAATGATATAAAATGGGATGACGGAAACGTATATTTTCTTTCTCCCACAAGAGAGGATGCGAAATTGAGGGAACCCGACGCTGCCATGTATATACAGAAAGCCATATTGAAAGAGTTTGGCTGGCCCAGGGTTGAAACTGTCGATGATTACTTCAATCTGCTCATCAAATATAAGGAAAAATACCCTGAAATTGATGGAAATACAACCATTCCTTTCTCTATAGTTACGGACAGCTGGAGAATATTTACTCTGTATAATCCTACAAGGTATCTGTCCGGACGGGATAACAACGCGCTTGATGTTGATGATGAGACGCTCGAATGCCGCGTACCCGTAGCCGAAGACTGGCAGAAAAGGTGGTATCTGAAGTTGAATGAGCTTTACAATATGGGGCATCTGGATAAGGAATGCTTCTCCATGACCTACGATAAATATATTGAAAAGCTCTCAACCGGAAGAGTACTTGGAATGCATGATTATTACTGGCAGATACTGCCTGCTCAAAACTCTTTGGTTCAACAAGGGAAAACCGATAGGTTCTTCGTTCCGCTTCCCATTACATGGGATGAGAGTATCGAAGAGCATTATATGGACGCTCCTACTTTTGGAAACAGAGAGGGTGTAAGCATATCAATCAGCTGTAAGGACCCTGAAAGAGCGTTTAAATTCATTGACTGGCTTCTGAGTGAAGAGGTGCAGAAAAGGATATATTGGGGGATAAAGGACAAAAACTATTTTGTAGATGAAAAAGGCAAGTATTATATAAAGCATGACAACCAGACCACGGAGGTTCAGGCGGCGCAACTGGAGGCCGAAAGGAGGGACGGAAGGAGTTTGTTCTACTACCCATGGCCCAGGGGGGCGACTTCACAGCTGTATTCGGATGGAAACCCGTGGTCTCCTCTGGGATCAAGGGATGAAGTCTACGCTGATTACAAGGATTATGAAAGAGAGTTCCTTGATGCATATAATCTAAAAACGTATACCGATATGTTTAATGCACCCAAGAAACGTCCATTTGGATACCTGTGGTTGTTCAGCATACCTTCGGACTCCGAGGCCAACTTAATAAATATAAAAATGAGTGAGATAGACAGGGAGTGGATAACCA